One genomic window of Acidovorax radicis includes the following:
- a CDS encoding bifunctional GNAT family N-acetyltransferase/nucleoside diphosphate kinase regulator → MDKPFISLCPEITRADALTLMDWLEDEDVTRFLSDSRHVSRFIGRVQLPVLTHLFNQGGRFFMAFDRHDVPVGFVRLVKQGAECEIVLVIGNRDNWGRKLGASAIREGLKLAFFDMRAEKLIAKIHPDNVRSLKAFLQGGFVLENESPVMKSLSMSSERYLRLLRESHAAHTSDIYITEIDKARLKNLVEVEQGPTVFELEHEIERAIVVDPWNVADDVVTMNSKALLHVDDEEREVALVYPEDADERAGKLSVFSDIGTAILGYRAGDAFSWRMPSRTCHIRIGKVLYQPEAAGHYHL, encoded by the coding sequence ATGGACAAGCCTTTCATTTCTCTCTGCCCGGAGATCACGCGGGCCGACGCGCTGACATTGATGGACTGGTTGGAAGACGAGGACGTGACGCGCTTCCTGAGCGACTCGCGCCACGTTTCCCGCTTCATCGGGCGGGTGCAACTGCCCGTCCTGACGCATTTGTTCAATCAGGGTGGCCGCTTCTTCATGGCCTTTGACCGCCACGACGTTCCTGTGGGCTTCGTGCGCCTCGTCAAGCAGGGGGCGGAGTGCGAGATAGTCCTGGTCATCGGCAACCGGGACAACTGGGGCCGCAAGCTGGGCGCCAGCGCCATCCGCGAGGGCTTGAAACTCGCTTTCTTTGACATGCGGGCCGAGAAGCTCATCGCCAAGATCCACCCGGACAACGTGCGCTCGCTCAAAGCGTTTCTGCAGGGCGGTTTTGTGCTGGAAAACGAGTCGCCAGTGATGAAGTCGTTGTCGATGAGTTCGGAGCGCTATCTGAGGCTTCTGCGGGAAAGCCATGCAGCCCACACCTCGGACATTTACATCACCGAGATCGACAAAGCGCGGCTCAAAAATCTGGTGGAGGTAGAGCAAGGACCGACGGTGTTTGAGCTGGAGCATGAGATCGAGCGCGCCATTGTGGTCGATCCGTGGAACGTGGCCGATGATGTGGTGACGATGAACTCCAAGGCCCTGCTGCACGTGGACGACGAGGAACGCGAGGTCGCGCTGGTGTACCCCGAAGACGCAGACGAACGCGCCGGAAAGCTTTCGGTGTTCTCCGACATTGGCACCGCGATCCTGGGCTACCGAGCGGGCGATGCCTTCAGCTGGCGGATGCCGAGTCGCACCTGCCACATCCGGATCGGCAAGGTGCTGTACCAGCCCGAAGCGGCGGGCCACTACCACCTGTAG
- a CDS encoding IS3 family transposase (programmed frameshift) yields MSKKSNQFSPEVRERAVRMVREHRGEYPSLWAAIESIAPKIGCVPQTLHEWVKRAEVDSGVREGITTSERERMKVLEREVKELRKANEILKLASAFFRPGGTRPPSEALKGFIDQHRQAYGVESICKVLQIAPSGYWRHAARQRNPRLRCPRAQRDDTLVPHIERVWQANMRVYGADKIWKQMNREGLSIARCTVERLMKRLGLQGVRRGKVVRTTISDMKAPCPLDRVNRQFKAERPNQLWVSDFTYVSTWQGWLYVAFVIDVYARRIVGWRVSTSMQTEFVLDALEQALYARQPERDGALIHHSDRGSQYVSIRYSERLSEAGIEPSVGSKGDSYDNALAETINGLYKAEVIHRRSWPTRESVELATLEWVSWFNHHRLLGPIGYIPPAEAEANYYRQLASQSSMVAA; encoded by the exons ATGAGCAAGAAGTCGAACCAGTTTTCACCTGAGGTCCGCGAGCGCGCTGTTCGCATGGTGCGTGAGCACCGAGGCGAGTACCCCTCGCTGTGGGCTGCCATTGAATCCATCGCCCCCAAGATTGGCTGCGTGCCGCAGACCTTGCACGAGTGGGTCAAGCGTGCCGAGGTCGATTCCGGCGTGCGTGAGGGCATCACCACCTCCGAGCGTGAACGGATGAAGGTGCTGGAGCGCGAGGTCAAAGAACTGCGCAAAGCCAACGAGATCTTGAAGCTGGCCAGCGCGT TTTTTCGCCCAGGCGGAACTCGACCGCCGTCTGAAGCCCTGAAGGGCTTCATCGATCAGCATCGACAGGCCTACGGGGTCGAGTCGATCTGCAAGGTGCTGCAGATCGCCCCGTCAGGCTATTGGCGTCATGCCGCCCGTCAACGCAATCCACGGCTGCGCTGTCCGCGCGCCCAACGTGATGACACCCTGGTGCCGCATATTGAGCGCGTCTGGCAGGCCAACATGCGGGTCTATGGCGCCGACAAGATCTGGAAACAGATGAACCGCGAAGGGCTGTCCATTGCCCGCTGCACGGTCGAGCGCTTGATGAAGCGCCTGGGATTGCAGGGCGTGCGCCGTGGCAAGGTGGTTCGCACCACCATCAGCGACATGAAAGCACCGTGCCCGCTGGATCGGGTCAACAGACAGTTCAAGGCCGAGCGGCCCAACCAGCTGTGGGTCTCGGACTTCACGTACGTCTCAACCTGGCAGGGGTGGCTGTACGTGGCCTTCGTGATCGACGTATACGCCAGGCGCATTGTGGGGTGGAGGGTCAGCACCTCCATGCAAACGGAATTCGTTCTGGATGCCCTGGAGCAGGCCCTGTATGCCAGGCAACCCGAGCGTGATGGCGCATTGATTCATCACTCCGACAGGGGGTCGCAATACGTCAGCATCCGCTACAGCGAACGGCTGTCAGAGGCAGGCATCGAGCCCTCGGTGGGCAGCAAGGGCGACAGCTATGACAACGCTTTGGCTGAGACGATCAACGGTCTGTACAAGGCCGAGGTGATTCATCGACGGTCCTGGCCAACTCGTGAATCGGTAGAGCTGGCAACGCTGGAATGGGTGTCTTGGTTCAACCATCACAGGCTGCTCGGACCCATCGGATACATACCGCCGGCAGAGGCTGAGGCAAACTACTACCGGCAACTCGCCAGTCAGTCCTCCATGGTGGCGGCCTGA
- a CDS encoding S1 family peptidase: MPFPLIRPLRLATSSFVLLLCALAHAQNAPPPASANTPAAHPAGSAPVDGTAPAPAGTAGTVAAAPTAADAALLSRDARRIYELSRDKLVQIRTLLRNANTQASIGSGFFVSADGLIVTNFHVASQLALEPERYRGVYVTMEGQEGEVELLAFDVQHDLAVLRAKERKAAAPVLGFRPAAEALAQGERIYSLGNPLDIGFAVTEGTYNGLVKRSFYPRIFFGGALNPGMSGGPAVDDAGRVLGVNVAKRLDGEQVSFLIPAEFAQALVQRAANAEPITQAAHAEMTRQLMEHQQLLTDRFLKAPFREQRHGNYRLPVPDDALARCWGSGRDPNFPGLNLERTQCQADSDVVAGDFSTGAVRLSYEAYNAPTLGAARFARVFSKSFENERLQTRGNRHQTAAECTERFVDPGTVPLRAVVCLSAYRKLTGLYNMTVLAASVNQPTQGVLGRLDVQGIAFDNGMKLASHYLKAFRWEAAP, translated from the coding sequence ATGCCCTTCCCCCTGATCCGGCCCCTGCGGCTGGCAACCTCGTCCTTCGTTCTGCTGCTCTGCGCCCTGGCCCACGCACAGAATGCCCCACCACCCGCCTCTGCCAACACCCCGGCCGCTCACCCGGCGGGCAGTGCCCCTGTGGATGGCACTGCACCCGCACCAGCGGGCACGGCGGGCACTGTGGCCGCTGCGCCCACAGCGGCCGACGCGGCGCTGCTGTCGCGCGATGCGCGGCGCATTTACGAGTTGTCGCGCGACAAGCTGGTGCAGATCCGCACGCTGCTGCGCAATGCCAACACGCAGGCGTCGATTGGTTCGGGCTTTTTTGTGTCGGCCGACGGGCTGATCGTCACCAACTTTCATGTGGCCAGCCAACTGGCGCTGGAGCCCGAGCGCTACCGGGGCGTGTATGTGACGATGGAGGGGCAGGAGGGCGAGGTCGAGCTGCTGGCGTTTGACGTGCAGCACGACCTGGCCGTGCTGCGCGCCAAAGAGCGCAAGGCAGCGGCGCCCGTGCTGGGCTTTCGGCCTGCCGCCGAAGCCTTGGCGCAGGGCGAGCGCATCTACTCACTGGGCAACCCGCTCGACATCGGCTTTGCCGTGACCGAGGGCACCTACAACGGGCTGGTCAAGCGCAGCTTTTACCCGCGCATCTTTTTTGGCGGCGCGCTCAACCCCGGCATGAGCGGTGGCCCGGCGGTGGACGATGCGGGCCGGGTGCTGGGCGTGAACGTGGCCAAGCGGCTCGATGGCGAGCAGGTCAGCTTCTTGATCCCGGCCGAGTTTGCGCAGGCGCTGGTGCAGCGTGCGGCCAACGCAGAGCCCATCACCCAGGCCGCGCATGCCGAGATGACGCGGCAGCTGATGGAACACCAGCAACTGCTGACAGACCGGTTCTTGAAAGCGCCGTTTCGCGAGCAGCGCCACGGCAACTACCGCCTGCCGGTGCCCGACGATGCGCTGGCGCGCTGCTGGGGCTCGGGGCGCGACCCGAATTTTCCCGGTCTGAATCTGGAGCGCACGCAGTGCCAGGCCGACAGCGACGTGGTGGCCGGGGACTTCAGCACCGGCGCGGTGCGCCTGTCTTACGAGGCCTACAACGCGCCCACGCTGGGCGCTGCACGGTTTGCCCGGGTATTCTCAAAAAGCTTTGAAAACGAGCGGCTGCAGACACGCGGCAACCGCCACCAGACGGCGGCCGAGTGCACCGAGCGGTTTGTAGACCCCGGCACCGTGCCGCTGCGGGCGGTGGTGTGCCTGTCGGCCTACCGCAAGCTGACCGGTCTGTACAACATGACCGTGCTGGCCGCCTCGGTCAACCAGCCCACGCAGGGCGTGCTGGGCCGCCTGGATGTGCAAGGCATTGCGTTTGATAACGGCATGAAGCTGGCCAGCCACTACCTCAAGGCGTTTCGCTGGGAGGCCGCACCATGA
- a CDS encoding DUF86 domain-containing protein encodes MSRAHPLRVADYLQHILEAVGNIQDYTVGMDLAAFLADRKTCDAVIRNLEVIGEASNNVAKNHPEFAQKHAHVPWGFAYEMRNALAHGYFTVDLGIVWQTVQNDLPALRAQVAALSL; translated from the coding sequence ATGAGCAGAGCGCACCCGCTGCGGGTAGCAGACTATTTGCAGCACATCCTGGAGGCCGTCGGCAACATTCAGGACTACACGGTGGGGATGGACTTGGCCGCCTTCCTGGCAGACCGCAAGACATGCGACGCCGTGATTCGCAACCTGGAAGTGATCGGTGAGGCCAGCAACAACGTGGCCAAGAACCACCCCGAATTCGCGCAGAAACATGCCCATGTTCCGTGGGGCTTCGCCTACGAAATGCGCAATGCACTGGCCCACGGCTATTTCACTGTGGACCTGGGCATCGTCTGGCAAACCGTGCAGAACGACCTGCCAGCTCTGCGGGCGCAAGTAGCAGCACTCTCGCTCTAG
- a CDS encoding nucleotidyltransferase family protein: MRPSEALSLHRSQIREIALRHRVSSVRVFGSALHGDDTADSDLDLLVEPTAQTTLMDIGAIRFELKQLLGMEVDVLTPNSLPASFRDQVLREAMAV; the protein is encoded by the coding sequence ATGCGCCCCTCCGAAGCCCTTTCCCTCCACCGCTCGCAAATCCGCGAGATCGCGCTGCGCCACCGTGTGAGCAGCGTGCGGGTGTTTGGCTCGGCGCTGCATGGGGACGACACTGCCGACAGCGACTTGGACCTGTTGGTAGAGCCCACCGCGCAAACCACGCTGATGGACATTGGTGCGATCCGGTTTGAGCTGAAACAGTTGCTAGGCATGGAGGTGGATGTGCTCACCCCCAACAGCCTGCCCGCTAGCTTTCGGGACCAGGTGCTGCGCGAGGCGATGGCTGTATGA
- a CDS encoding M14 family metallocarboxypeptidase, with the protein MQPTHSHYPIGTPGQPWGASERDQWRARQVRQRSYADDVLTAIEALRGQFDVEMYGDVIYANAQHPAERFPLRALRSRHWQPDLPSVLVTGGVHGYETSGVHGALRFVDTQADRFAGRANLLVVPCVSPWAYERFQRWNFDAIDPNRAFREGSPAQESAALMRLVAQHSGQYGQFAAHLDLHETTDTDETEYRPAVAARDGKVFEPGSIPDGFYLVDDTDNPQPTFQQAIIDAVSRVTHIAPADDKNEIIGSPVVAPGVIRYPMKHWGLCAGISGARYTTTTEVYPDSPRATPEQCIEAQVAAVCAAVEFVCQSSPSPD; encoded by the coding sequence ATGCAACCCACCCATTCCCACTATCCCATCGGCACGCCCGGCCAACCCTGGGGCGCCTCAGAACGCGACCAGTGGCGCGCACGCCAGGTGCGCCAGCGCAGCTACGCCGACGACGTGCTCACGGCCATTGAGGCGCTGCGGGGCCAGTTCGATGTGGAGATGTATGGCGATGTGATTTATGCCAACGCACAGCACCCGGCAGAGCGCTTTCCCCTGCGGGCCCTGCGCAGCCGTCACTGGCAACCCGACTTACCCAGCGTGCTCGTCACCGGCGGCGTGCACGGCTACGAAACCAGCGGCGTGCACGGCGCGCTGCGTTTTGTGGATACGCAGGCCGACCGCTTTGCAGGCCGCGCCAACCTGCTGGTGGTGCCCTGCGTCAGCCCCTGGGCGTACGAGCGGTTTCAGCGCTGGAACTTCGACGCCATCGACCCCAACCGCGCCTTCCGCGAAGGCTCGCCCGCGCAGGAGTCCGCCGCCCTCATGCGCCTGGTGGCGCAGCACAGCGGCCAATACGGCCAGTTCGCCGCCCACCTCGACCTGCACGAAACCACCGATACCGACGAAACCGAATACCGCCCCGCCGTGGCCGCGCGCGACGGCAAAGTGTTCGAGCCCGGCAGCATCCCCGACGGCTTTTACCTGGTGGACGACACCGACAACCCGCAGCCCACCTTCCAGCAAGCCATCATCGACGCCGTGAGCCGCGTCACGCACATTGCGCCTGCGGATGACAAGAACGAAATCATCGGCTCGCCCGTGGTGGCGCCGGGCGTCATCCGCTACCCGATGAAGCACTGGGGACTGTGCGCGGGCATCAGCGGCGCGCGCTACACCACGACGACCGAGGTCTACCCGGACAGCCCCCGCGCCACGCCAGAGCAGTGCATCGAGGCGCAGGTGGCGGCAGTGTGTGCGGCGGTAGAGTTTGTGTGCCAGTCCAGCCCTTCGCCAGATTGA
- a CDS encoding nucleotidyltransferase family protein: MHPAIAQHRSGIAAICQRYGIQRLEVFGSAARASDFDPAHGDADFLVEFAPGVEPGLQSFFGAKADLEALLGRGVDLVEPGAVRNPYMLASINRYRAIIFSAED, translated from the coding sequence ATGCACCCTGCCATCGCACAACACCGCTCCGGCATTGCTGCCATCTGCCAGCGCTATGGCATTCAGCGGCTGGAGGTGTTTGGTTCGGCTGCGCGGGCCAGTGACTTTGACCCGGCCCACGGTGATGCTGACTTTCTGGTGGAGTTTGCGCCGGGCGTCGAGCCGGGGCTCCAGTCATTTTTTGGTGCCAAGGCTGACCTGGAGGCCCTGCTGGGCCGGGGCGTGGACTTGGTGGAGCCGGGCGCGGTGCGCAACCCCTATATGCTGGCCAGCATCAACCGGTATCGCGCGATCATCTTTTCCGCAGAAGATTAG
- a CDS encoding addiction module protein encodes MTTTAEALSAQAAQLPPAERIELVVRILDSLDQTDGAMDTLWAKEAGDRLTAYRRSEVKAVSLSDAIEKHQVNNMRAASVPTTPASDLAQAALAALSRAGLRAAEDALRANTHMVVAVDGKVLYESPQDYLRKRDEPATQPNAKPRA; translated from the coding sequence ATGACAACCACTGCAGAAGCGCTGAGCGCCCAAGCCGCCCAACTGCCCCCAGCAGAGCGGATCGAATTGGTGGTGCGCATCCTCGACAGCTTGGACCAAACCGATGGGGCAATGGACACACTGTGGGCCAAAGAGGCAGGCGACCGGCTGACCGCCTACCGCCGGAGCGAGGTCAAGGCGGTGAGCTTGTCAGATGCCATCGAAAAACACCAAGTTAACAACATGCGCGCTGCATCTGTCCCGACCACACCAGCCTCAGACCTCGCCCAAGCGGCATTGGCCGCCTTGTCCCGTGCAGGCTTGCGCGCAGCTGAGGATGCGTTGCGCGCCAACACCCACATGGTGGTGGCGGTCGACGGCAAGGTGCTGTATGAAAGCCCGCAGGACTATCTACGCAAGCGCGACGAGCCCGCGACACAGCCAAACGCCAAGCCCCGCGCCTGA
- a CDS encoding FHA domain-containing protein, which yields MSTMPTLGLIEAFDRHGALLARAPITHWPVTVGRALDCDLVLDDPFVAPTHLRIDRAADGPRAVQVEVLETRNGARLQRKRHGQGERFDWPDGTPVDLGRTHIALRLADTAIADEQALPLFPWRMLAMTAAWVVLMVAAAAGSSWLEARDASQYLKSLPVVLLSTLMVLCAWSGMWAVANKVFAGQLRFWRHVRIACAAALGADVVQLVSNLTAFAFSLEVFSQFANLLAVLVLAAALYAHLATVLPRRRVGLAWAVAAVVALGVPSWLGAQWLNRMRLTNELYMSSLFPPSLRVAPAVPVDQLLQDAESLRSKLDRRLRDDGQADEDDE from the coding sequence ATGAGCACGATGCCGACCCTGGGGCTGATCGAAGCCTTTGACCGCCACGGCGCGCTGCTGGCGCGCGCGCCCATCACGCACTGGCCCGTGACGGTGGGCCGGGCGCTGGACTGCGACCTGGTGCTGGACGACCCGTTTGTGGCGCCCACGCACCTGCGTATCGACCGCGCAGCAGACGGCCCGCGCGCAGTGCAGGTGGAGGTGCTGGAGACACGCAACGGCGCGCGCCTGCAGCGCAAGCGCCACGGCCAGGGCGAGCGCTTTGACTGGCCCGACGGCACCCCCGTTGACCTGGGTCGCACGCACATCGCCTTGCGCCTGGCCGACACGGCCATTGCCGACGAGCAGGCTCTGCCGCTGTTTCCGTGGCGCATGCTGGCCATGACGGCCGCTTGGGTGGTGCTGATGGTGGCTGCTGCGGCGGGGTCGTCGTGGCTGGAGGCACGCGACGCGTCGCAATACCTGAAGTCGCTGCCTGTCGTGCTGCTGAGCACGCTGATGGTGCTGTGCGCCTGGTCGGGCATGTGGGCGGTGGCCAACAAGGTGTTTGCCGGCCAGCTGCGGTTCTGGCGCCATGTGCGCATTGCCTGCGCTGCGGCCCTGGGGGCCGATGTGGTGCAGCTGGTGAGCAACCTGACCGCATTCGCTTTCTCGCTGGAGGTTTTTTCGCAGTTCGCCAATCTGCTGGCCGTGCTGGTGCTGGCGGCGGCGCTGTATGCCCATCTGGCCACCGTGCTGCCACGCCGCCGCGTGGGCCTGGCCTGGGCGGTGGCCGCCGTGGTGGCATTGGGCGTGCCGTCGTGGCTGGGTGCGCAGTGGCTCAACCGCATGCGGCTGACGAACGAGCTGTACATGAGCAGCCTGTTCCCCCCCAGCCTGCGCGTGGCCCCGGCCGTGCCGGTGGATCAGCTTCTGCAAGACGCCGAGTCGCTGCGCAGCAAACTCGACCGCCGCCTGCGCGATGACGGCCAGGCAGACGAGGACGACGAGTAG
- a CDS encoding DUF4113 domain-containing protein, with the protein MVALDTINQRYGKGTVHSGATGGTNKGKDWGMKQERRTPQYTTRWEDVPVARA; encoded by the coding sequence ATGGTGGCGCTGGATACGATCAATCAGCGGTATGGCAAAGGCACCGTGCATTCAGGCGCCACGGGGGGCACCAACAAGGGCAAGGACTGGGGGATGAAGCAGGAGAGGCGCACACCGCAATACACGACTCGGTGGGAGGATGTGCCGGTTGCTCGGGCTTGA
- a CDS encoding NYN domain-containing protein codes for MATNTNQKLAVLIDADNAQASVVQELLAEVSRYGTATIKRAYGDWTTTNLKGWKDVLHKLAIQPIQQFSYTSGKNSTDASLIIDAMDVLHDDTVDGFCLVSSDSDFTRLATRIREEGKVVYGFGERKTPEPFVAACDKFIYTEILRTEQVLEKDEPKVEPVAVADVRTLQPLIIAAIDANAREDGWAALGGVGSHISKINPAFDPRNYGFKKLSELVRSLKYLEVKELPLVRPDGVTLSNVQIRTKRVS; via the coding sequence ATGGCGACCAACACCAACCAAAAACTTGCCGTACTGATCGATGCAGACAACGCGCAAGCGTCGGTCGTTCAAGAACTGCTGGCCGAAGTTTCGCGTTATGGCACGGCCACCATCAAACGCGCATACGGCGACTGGACCACTACCAACCTCAAGGGGTGGAAAGATGTTCTGCACAAACTGGCGATTCAGCCCATCCAGCAGTTCAGCTACACCAGCGGTAAGAACTCGACCGATGCCTCGCTGATCATTGATGCGATGGACGTGCTGCACGACGACACCGTGGACGGTTTTTGTTTGGTCAGCAGCGATAGCGACTTCACTCGGTTAGCCACTCGCATCCGCGAAGAAGGCAAAGTGGTTTACGGCTTTGGCGAACGTAAAACCCCCGAGCCCTTTGTGGCTGCATGCGATAAGTTCATCTATACCGAAATCTTGCGGACAGAGCAGGTACTCGAAAAGGATGAACCTAAGGTAGAGCCTGTTGCTGTGGCCGATGTTCGTACATTGCAGCCCTTGATCATTGCAGCCATTGATGCCAATGCCCGTGAAGATGGCTGGGCGGCACTTGGCGGCGTGGGGAGCCATATCAGCAAGATCAACCCTGCTTTCGATCCCCGAAACTACGGGTTCAAAAAGCTGAGTGAGCTGGTGCGTTCTCTTAAGTATCTAGAGGTGAAAGAGTTACCTCTAGTCAGGCCTGATGGTGTGACCTTGTCGAATGTTCAGATACGAACCAAGCGGGTTTCGTAA